From the genome of Firmicutes bacterium CAG:345:
AATGTTATCCTACTACTATAAGGAATTATTTGATGATTTCAGAATTGATGATGTCACATTAGCTCAATATATTGAATCAGGAAAAAATAATAATGCAGACGAAAACGATTTCACCGGATTATTGAAAAACTACAATGTCATTTCCATTATGATTGAAACTGGCAGCCAATATATGGTCAATCCTACCTTGACTCCAACTTTATACAAAATGCAAGAAGAAGGTTTAAACTTCAATTGCAATTACTCTAAAAATAAAACCAATATTTCTGAACTTATCGGAATTATCGGTAGCAAACCTACTTCTTTTGATCCTTGGTCTTCTTTAGCTATCAATAATTCTTATCCTTATTCTTCTGCTAATATTTTAAAACAAAATGACTACAACACTTTCTTCATCCATGATACCGGTGGTGATAAAGACATCTATGACAGAAAGAATTTCAATGCCAAATTAGGTTTTGATACCTTGTATTTCCACGAAGATCTTTATCCTGATACTCCAATATGGAACTGGGGCGGAAACTATCCTGCTGATTTAGATACCGAACAAAATATCGAAAGACTTTTAGATGTCGATGCCTTAAAAGAAAAACCATTCTATTTATTCTGGACAACTTTATCGATGCACGGTCCTTATTCTGGTTCTGAAACAAATAAATACATGAAAGAACTTTATTACGATGAATTAAAAGACGCCGAAGAAAAAGGATTTTGGACAAATCCATTAAAAGATGATACCAGCGAAATAAGAAAACGGGGAATGGAATACTATCAGATGGCATCGATGAATTTCGATAGATCGGTTGAGCATTTACTCTCTTACTTAAAAGCAAACAATTTATTTGAAAACACTTTGATAGTGATGTATGGAGACCATGAAGTATATTATAGCTGCGATGGAAAAGATCTAAATCTAGCTTTAAGCGGACATGAAGAAAGAGACTATCCAGATATCTATAAAACATTTATGAACTTCTATAATCCAACATTAAACGAAAAAATAATAGAAGTATATAACAAAAATACAGTAGATAAATTCACTTCGCCATATAATCTAGTACCGACGATGTTAGATATTCTCGGAGTAGATTACAACAGTTCCATGTATCCAGCAAAATCAGTATTTTCTAAAAAGTTCCAAGAAAACGGAGATATCTTCTATTCTTATGAACTAAGTTGTTCCTTCGATGAAAAATATTGGAGCAGCGATAATATTTCCATCAATAAAACGCTAATAGAAAGTACTCAAGAAAGCAAAACAAAATTCAACGAAAATTTATCCCAAAGAATGGTGTTCCAATCAATAATTGATACTATCTATGAAAGCAATTATTTCTCTTCAAATTCTTTATTTTGACAAGACGAACAAAAACCATAAATAGTGATATTATGCTCCTGTACTTTAAAACCTGTTTTTGAATAAATATCTTTATTTACTTCATGATAAGGACAAAAGTCTAAAAGTATTCTCTTATGGCATTTTATACATTCCAAAATATGACAGTGCTCATCTTTTTTTAAAAGATAAGCTGATTTTCCTTCGCTATTTATTTCCTTTTCAACTAAATTTTCTTCATGAAATCTTGCTAAAGTACGATAGATAGTTGAAAGATTAATCGAAGAAGAAAAACATTCTTGATAAATTTCTTCTGCCGTAACCGGTGTAGTTTTTCCTTTTAGTACTTCCAATATTTTTTCACGAGCTTTAGTATTTTTCATATTAAAAATTCTTTCTTTTTCTTGACATACTAATTATAGTAGTTTATCTTATAAAATGCAATTGCGAATGATTTGCATTTGCGTAGGAGGCTGTCATGAAAAAAACTATTTTTTTAATTCCAATAATCACATTGCTTGCTTCATGTACTAATAATACTATAAAAAGCAAACCGATAATTGTTTCATCCTTTTTTGTGATCACAGATTTTGTAAAAAAGATTGTAGGCGAAAAATATGACATCATAACTCTTACTGAAGATGGTGTTGAACCCCACGAATATGAGCCGACGCCTGGTCAAGTTAAAAAAATGTATGATGCTGATATCATCTTTTGCAATGGATTAGATATTGAACATTGGTCGCATGATCTTCCAAAAGAATTAAATGACAAAATCAAATTCATCGGAGAAGATGAAAAAATAGATTATTTAATAATTGATAACGCAAAAGATCCCCATGTTTGGTTAAATCCACTATACGCTTTAATCGAACTGGATAATATCAAAGAAGCGATGATTTCTATCGATTCACAGAATAAAACCTATTACGAAGAAAGATATAACATTTATTCTTCTTATATTTCCAATCTTGATTCTCTATTAGAAAATTTATTTTCACCTTATGAAAATTATAAATTTGTAACCAGCCACGAAGCCTTTGGATATTTTGCAAACCGCTATAATCTCCAAGAGATATCAATAAATGGATTAAGTCCTGAAGATGAACCTACACCAAACAAGTTGGCAGAACTAGTAAAAGAGATAAACGAACTTAATATAAATACAATTTTCTATGAATCTTTCTCTTCCAGCAGTATCAGCGAGACTATCAGCAAAGAAACCAATACTGCTATTTCCACTTTATCAACATTAGAAAATGTTAGCAAAGATGAATTGTTTAACGATTATAATTCTTTGATTTTAGAAAATTCACTTAAATTATTGGAGTCTTTTAAAAAATATGGAACCATTGATTAAAATTAATAACCTTACCTTCGGATATGATAAAAAACTACTTTTACATCACTTATACTTTACCTGTAATCAAGATGATTTCATCGGAATTACCGGGGAAAACGGAAGTGGAAAATCGACACTTTTAAAATTGATTACCGGAATAATAAAGTCACCAAAAGACACTATAATCCGGCAAAAAAACTTGAAAATTTCCTATGTTGACCAAGTAACTTTAAATAACGATAGTACTTTCCCGGCAACTGTCAAAGAAATTTTAGAAATGAGTATTCCACATAATTTTTGGGGAATAGTAACCTTCAAAAGAGATGAAAAAATAAAAAAAGCTGTCGATTATTTAAACATTTCTGATCTGTTGAATAAAAAAATGCAAGAATTATCCGGTGGACAACAGCAAAAAGTAAGACTGGCAAAAGCCTTATTAAATCAACCAAATCTATTAATTTTAGATGAACCTACCACTGGTATAGATGTAAAAAGTCAAGAAGAATTTCTAAAAAAAATACAAGAAATCCATTCTGCAGGCACAGCAATTATTATTATTTCTCATCGCAAAGAAGATTTATCCGCTTGCAAAAAAGTTTATGTTTTAAACGATGAGCACTTGGAGGAGAAAAATGTTTGATTATCAATTTATGGTTATCGCCTTTATAGTTGGC
Proteins encoded in this window:
- a CDS encoding putative uncharacterized protein (product inferred by homology to UniProt) gives rise to the protein MKNTKAREKILEVLKGKTTPVTAEEIYQECFSSSINLSTIYRTLARFHEENLVEKEINSEGKSAYLLKKDEHCHILECIKCHKRILLDFCPYHEVNKDIYSKTGFKVQEHNITIYGFCSSCQNKEFEEK
- a CDS encoding aBC transporter ATP-binding protein (product inferred by homology to UniProt), producing MEPLIKINNLTFGYDKKLLLHHLYFTCNQDDFIGITGENGSGKSTLLKLITGIIKSPKDTIIRQKNLKISYVDQVTLNNDSTFPATVKEILEMSIPHNFWGIVTFKRDEKIKKAVDYLNISDLLNKKMQELSGGQQQKVRLAKALLNQPNLLILDEPTTGIDVKSQEEFLKKIQEIHSAGTAIIIISHRKEDLSACKKVYVLNDEHLEEKNV
- a CDS encoding sulfatase (product inferred by homology to UniProt) gives rise to the protein MLFEASLLTINFLKKWRHPEITYSTYYKRIFAPSFSLFTLVLLTYSMNITYFTNVDITKNNNITANNVVVSKSFNFSRYGMLSYYYKELFDDFRIDDVTLAQYIESGKNNNADENDFTGLLKNYNVISIMIETGSQYMVNPTLTPTLYKMQEEGLNFNCNYSKNKTNISELIGIIGSKPTSFDPWSSLAINNSYPYSSANILKQNDYNTFFIHDTGGDKDIYDRKNFNAKLGFDTLYFHEDLYPDTPIWNWGGNYPADLDTEQNIERLLDVDALKEKPFYLFWTTLSMHGPYSGSETNKYMKELYYDELKDAEEKGFWTNPLKDDTSEIRKRGMEYYQMASMNFDRSVEHLLSYLKANNLFENTLIVMYGDHEVYYSCDGKDLNLALSGHEERDYPDIYKTFMNFYNPTLNEKIIEVYNKNTVDKFTSPYNLVPTMLDILGVDYNSSMYPAKSVFSKKFQENGDIFYSYELSCSFDEKYWSSDNISINKTLIESTQESKTKFNENLSQRMVFQSIIDTIYESNYFSSNSLF
- a CDS encoding zinc ABC transporter zinc-binding protein (product inferred by homology to UniProt), encoding MKKTIFLIPIITLLASCTNNTIKSKPIIVSSFFVITDFVKKIVGEKYDIITLTEDGVEPHEYEPTPGQVKKMYDADIIFCNGLDIEHWSHDLPKELNDKIKFIGEDEKIDYLIIDNAKDPHVWLNPLYALIELDNIKEAMISIDSQNKTYYEERYNIYSSYISNLDSLLENLFSPYENYKFVTSHEAFGYFANRYNLQEISINGLSPEDEPTPNKLAELVKEINELNINTIFYESFSSSSISETISKETNTAISTLSTLENVSKDELFNDYNSLILENSLKLLESFKKYGTID